In Bactrocera neohumeralis isolate Rockhampton unplaced genomic scaffold, APGP_CSIRO_Bneo_wtdbg2-racon-allhic-juicebox.fasta_v2 cluster10, whole genome shotgun sequence, the genomic stretch aaaggattctctgagtctgatttCGTTATCACCTCCCTGGTTACGctgtaggcggcgtctagctgagtgacagagcttcctCAGCCTGGCGACTTCGTCGTTCCACCAGTACACCGGCTTCCTATTTATATTGAGTCTcgtcctgcgcatagttgcatcgcatgctgcaACTAGCTCCTTTTGCACAGCGGATACTAAGTGGGCGGCATCTTCGCCTGATGCCTTTGCCGCACTCCAGACGCTTTCAAAAACGTCAGTATCAAAGTCTTTTTGCCGCCAACTTCGTTTTCGAGAAGTATTTCTACGACAGAGTTCCGTTTCCTGTGAGAACGAAACTTCGGCAATTATAGCCATATGGTCGCTATTTGTATACAAGTCTGACACCTTCCATTAAGAATGCCTGCTAAGCGCGTCGTTGGCAAACATTAGGTCTATTACTGATCctttatttcccttttgaaaggtattttgtgtgccactgtttaaaatcataaggtttgtttgactcaaaaattctagaatgaggCGACCACGATGGTTTGTAATTCTGCTACCCCAAACAGTAGACCATGCGTTGAAATCTCCCGCTATTATTATTGGGGATTCGCTTCTGATTTCTAGAGACAACTCcaggagaaaatcttcaaattcgctaattgttgcactaggacgagcatagcagcttacaTAAAATATTCCTTGTATATTCGCCCATGTAAAGCCATTGTGGGTTTCATTGGAGCGAGATGTGAACACTTGTCCTTTGCAGGTccatattgctgctttgccactTACACTCGCCAGAAAAATTATCCGTACACCTCGATATGAAAACAATAAGCTGAGAAATTTGTGTTCAAATAACTCATTATGTATGAAAAtgatatacaaaagttttatttagtatttcttttacattttgcaaaggttttttttttagacctacactttaaacaaattttttcaaaacagaaacaaaaaaatctcacataatgaaactgaaaaattattcgtacaatttaaaattaagtacatatttttaaattattttgtgaaaattcaatATCCTATTAATTGGTGGGATAGCCCTTACGTTTTAGGACCTCGGCAAGTCGTTGTGGCATTGAATGAACCAGTTTGGATGTGTCATGATTTGTAATTTTGGCCCATTCGTCCATGATCACATTTTTGAGCACTTCTTTGGTGGTTATGGTGTGTTGGCGGATTCTGCGCTCCAGTAAATCCCACAAATGCTCGATGGGATTAAGGTCTGGAGATTGAGGTGGCGGGCGCAATTGGTTTTTTATGTTATAGAGCAACCAAAGCTTTACATTGTGTGCTGTGTGCTTTGGATCATTAtcctgttgaaaccaaaaaTCATCACCAAGACCCAACTGCTGAGCACTATCCTTCAAATTACTTTTCAAAATGCTTAAATAGCCGAATTGATCCATTATTGAATCTATAAAAACAAGTCTGCCTGCTCCTCCTGCCGCCATACACCCCCAGATTATCACGCCGCCTCCGCCATGTTTGACGGTGGGTAAAAGATTTTCTTTATCAAGTGCAGTACCACTCTTGCGCCACAccaacttttttcctttaatCCCAAAAGTACAAAACTTGCTTTCGTCGCTGAATAAGACACGTTCCCAAAACTCTCGAGGCTGGCTAAtatgttttttggcaaaatccaAACGTCTTTTTCTGTTCACTTCGGAAATAAAGGGCTTCCTGCGTGCTACCCGTGTGTGATACCCatctttcttcaaaaattttcgtaGAGTATCTTCATGGAGATTCTTgtcaaatgaatttttaatgttttcacaAATTTGCGAGGCAGTAAGGCGAGGATTTGCTCTTACTGACTGTAATATTGTTCGTTTTTCTCGAACGGTCAATATACTTGGACGACCAGAACGTGGTTGTGACACAATCAAGTTAGTTTTTTTGAATGCTTGCACGACATACTGCACAGAAGAATGAGGTCTTCCTATTATTTTACCTATTTCCCTGAATGATTTGCCCTCTTTTCTGAGTTTAAGAATACTTTCTCTTTCGCCAGcactaatttctttaatttttggggCCATCGCGAATTTTTGcacaaagaaaaaattctaataacttTTAAGTGAACTGTTCAAAGCGAGATCAATTATACACTACAATATAAGCGCTTATGTGAATGTATTTGTCACCATATAACAAGGGGAATACCCCGTTATGATGTGTACGGATACTTTTTCCGTTTAATTTAAgcgagtttttttgtttttgttctgcgaatttgcttttaatgtgaatgtctaaaaaaaaacctttgcaaaatgtaaaacctttgcaaaatgtaaaagaaatactaaataaaacttttgtatataattttcatacataatGAGTTATTTGAACACAAATTTCTCAGCTTATTGTTTTCATATCGAGGTGTACGGATAATTTTTCTGGCGAGTGTATATCTTTAcaccaagtgctttccgaacgttgaGAATATTGTTCGCTTAATATGGCGACATCTATGTTTTCTTCTAGCACCGTCTGTTTTAGAAggtcttgtgctgcagcgcaatgATTGAGATTAAGTTGCAGTATCTTCATTTTTTCGTTGACTTTAACATATCTGCGTATTTAGGACAGGCCGTACTCAGAACAGAGTGttcccctttgcagagcatacAACTCGGGGAATTCGTGCATGTCTTTGCCATGTGACCTGGGGTTCCGCAACGAGTACAAAGGGATGACCTATCAATGGGGCTGCTACATTCGGGTGCTATATGTCCTAGTTGGAAGCACCTAAAACAACGAGTAATAGGTGAAAATTCCCGGATACGACAAATAGACCACCCGATCTTTACTTTACCGCACTTAAGTAAAGTTTTGGCATCCTCAGCTCGTAGGCATATAAGAGCTATTTGAGTGCCACTTCGAGTTTTccgcaaattttttatattttgcttcccCAGGTTTTGGATAACATACTCCTTTTGTAATGCCTCACAGATTTCTTCAGGGGTCGTTATCTCATCCAAGTCTTTACACATAATGGTAATATTATGAGTTTTTGGCTGTATTACGGCCATCTCACCAATAACTCCTTCAAGGGCACTTTCGAACGTATCCTCTCTCTTTTCTGCttgattttttagttcaattaGCAGGTCTCCTTTGAGGGTTTTTCTAATGTACCTCACGTTTGAACCCAGTTCTTCAAGGCCTCTgtcgcattttatttttttcaaaatatccgcATACGACGCTCCCTCCTTTATTGTTAAGATTATAGCGTCTGGTTTCGGTCTGATTTTCTTCTCGATCGGTTTCTTCTTTCTTACGACGTCTATCCATTTCTCGCCAGCGCGCTTGTCTCCCACACTGTCTTTGTGCATGCATTCAGTGACCTCACTATATGTTGCTTGCACTTTATGACTCATGTTTTTCGGCTTCTTTGTTGGTGGCAAATATCCCAATACCTCGCGAGGTCCCTTTGGGgcatttttatcacttttgaTAGGAGATACCTGCGACGCTTTTATTACCATAATTCTTTTCGACGGGTGCTCTTGCTTTTCTGCCTTGTCATACAAGCTTGTGACACAGCTTATCAGATCCCGCATAGCTTGGTTAATATGTCTCTGACCAGACATCATGCTTTCGAgctctttgatttttttacccAGTTTGCAGAAATTACTgggattttcattatttccattattttggAGATGCTCAGATTTGCCACCTTTGCCTGCTTGGTCGggatttttgcatatttttgctgATCCAGCAGCGGTGGCCCCTTCAGGTTTGCCTTTTGGAggcgttctcaaaatttttgagttcCTCGGAAAAGGATTCTCTGGTGTACATCCCAAACTGTTCTCAGAGGCCATAATTCTGCCAGAGAATAGTTGGGAACACCTGTCAGTGGGTACGTTCAGTCTTTGCCCTAATAAACCTTACTTATATTTTGATGGTTGGCAATGCCGTAACCAAAGCAAAACGAAGAAggagaaacaaaacaaaaaaacagctgATAGACTAAGTCAAAACGGCAAAAAGGAATGAAGTGCACGTTTTGATACGCTGTTATGTGGGGAAATtcctatttatttttgttttaattatatagttttatcaaaaaaggGGCAGGTAAGTGCCAAATAGATTCTATTGAAACCAAATCAAAGTACTTATCTAATTTTTGGTACTAGCATCCAGTTCCAGTCTCCCGGTAAGtctcaaacaaaaacacacaaaaacaagtCTGCTACCACTTTAAAAATCACCAATTCTTTCTGATGTTTTAGACCACTAAAAAACACGTCTACTTTCACTAACATGCACTTGTGTGAATGTCAGaacttaagggggtactctcatgtgaacgcatacattttaccactttttaggagatttttttttatgcaacaacaaaattcagtcattttaattttttttaaatttatattttgaaatgtgcaaaaaaattttttttttcgttttttacatttttaatatatatttttttaatcaaagtagtccccaacaaagaaaaagtagttcactggtcatggtgatcgcggctgttcatgttgtctgattATTCATCAttttcgctgctatttagcagaaatgagcacgttctctggcagaaatatatgtaaaacgactgaattcatacgagaataaataaagagaaatgctttgaagaaaaatatacaaagtcacacagagaatgtaaaaaagcattctctaagtgacatatgcgtgattattctGTATTACCGAAAAATggtaagaattttaattttttttacaaaatcgggaaaaattaggtaaaagttatttcaattttatttctctttaggggtcccggtggtcttGAAAAATCGATAGTTCGAAAGTATAgacctttaagaatatactgtaaactttttggaaggatattcacattattttagcttctacagtcgttttagcaggtagcgctatatatatgtatatatattggttggtatatatatatcgaTATATTAGTCCTAAccttaaaattcaaaatgtattCTATGTTTACAGAATGggttatttttttcctttttatgtaaaaatgtttaaaaaaaatttggggacaATCGGATGATGGGAACACGGCGCGgaatcgttttaaaattaaaaattgccttCCCATAGGAAAAAACAAGCTTTATGTATTCAagtatcaatttttattttattgcattaattttctccaattttttgcattatattaacttaaaactactacttaaaggaaatatttttattcatatcaatttatttaatacttctagaaatattaaaacttaaattaattctgattttttataggacttattttttttgtattcttcaaCAACTTGAAGGAGAAactgtttttcttcttctttatttgtaagAATAGTATTGAAAtcctttataaatttaatacctCTTTCCGCTGTATCATTAGTAACAAGCAATTTGTGGCATATTGTGCGACCATTGGAATTCCTCGATTGTTTCACAAGACTCTGGATCCAAATGCAAAAAGTTGGTTGACAACTTGTActtcataaaaaatgttaaagttctTTTGGATACAAATTCGCTTAAATCCGAATTGCGTatgtcacttaatttttttttttgcgattgtTTTGTAGTTTATTAGTTGGCTCTTctgattttaaatgttttacaatttttttcttaacatctacagaaatattgaaatcaaaGAAAGCCATTGGGACGTTTTCCTTTGACAAATACCACatgtgttgttgcatttttctcAGCAATTCCGAAGAAATACTTGGGTTcactttttcataattaataCATTCTTTTACAAAGTTTAAATCATGCAGGGGAGAGGCAATTGCATTAGAGCATTTGTACCAagcttttatatgtatataaacgcaCTAAAAAAACGCAAATGTGACTTAAACCTTTTAATTCAGCTTTACTCAAGTGAAATTGATCACgaaaaagatatattttcaagGAATATATTCCCTTTGACATCCAACGTGCATGACTTGTAACTCCGGGTGTTTTAAATTTACCACCATTGTCACCAAGAAATGTAAGTACTAGAcgtaaaaattctttttagtCAGCACGAACAAAGGTTTTTGTAGTTGTGAATGacaaaattgtttgatttcATTGCAGACTTATATCAGATTTTATATCTTCACATTGGAGCCCACTCTTAAATGATGAAGTGTCAATATTTGGCCAGGCTTTGGCGAATCTCTCGAAAATTGAGACTTCTGGTGCTTGAGTCACTTTGAAATGCAGGTCGAATACACTACGCAAGTATATTTCAAGAATGTGGTGACGGCATGGTAACGTCAACAAATTTCTTCCTAACATGCGTTGCAATTGAGCGCATGTTCCATTCATTGGACCAGTATTAGTGGACGTGGTGTCAAAAGACATGTCTTCTACGCGatctaaaatattccatttacTAAGTGTATCAAAAACGGCTGTAGCTATATTTTCACCAGTGGCAGATATAAGTTTTGGAGCGCCTAGAAATTTGGATTCGCCATTATAACTAACAAGCACTGCAATTCgctcaacttttatttttccaattagaTCTGGCAATACTTTACCATCCCAGTGGACGACCATTGCTTGTGTATCACTTAGCTAGAATAGAATATTATTAGTATTTAAATAACCTATACGTATATTTTCAATCATGGTATACTTTGTCAATAAAACTCTCTTGAATCCTCTGTGTTTCTTTTCTGCGATGCTCTTCCCTCAGTCTATGGAGAGTAGAACGATTGACTACCAAGTTTCTAGTGCAATGGCCCAATGCTTCTGCAGTCGCTATCAGAATGTGCATCGCCTTTCCATCGCTTACTTTGGCGCTATCAAGTGCTGAAAGCAACCGCGGTGTGATAAAATGTTTTCTTCCCCTGTTAATACAAGTTGAAGcagtttgttttgtattttttttttcacattggTTTCCGCTACTTCAGGCTCACTGTCACCAATATCTTCTTCATAGTCCATACCAAAATCGTCTTTGAGTTCGACTACACaatatcattttaaaattgACCATTACcactataaataaaattaatttcatttgataaaCTTACGATTCACTTCCGACATTTGTTGATGTTTCCTTTTTCTAGACATTTCTTTCTCAATGCGATGATCTGCTATATTTTGTCGCCGATACAATACCATGTCAGCACCGGCCATGCTACCAGGGCGACGTTTTTGCCTTTGCAGAATCAAAAATTCTTTGTCTTCGCTAATACGCATGTTTTGTAAGGCATCTCTATGAGCAATGTCAAACAAATTATCCAATTCTGCAGAAAAGTCTTCAACCATTTTTTTCTGAGCATCAGATCTCTTATTTGGTACGGTTTTTTGAATCTTCTGCCATAATTTGTACGGAGATTCTAATTTATCGACACACCTAGCTACATCTTTTGTCGGAATTCGAGCTTGTTGCCAAAATATTAATACAgcatttattgttaattttgcaCTTTCTCTCAATTGCCGATACATAAATCTAATGTTATAAAATAGTAATTGCAGTATTTCTTTGTTCGATGGTAGTTTAGAACCTGTTATCTGATGAGAAATTCTTCCAATTAGTTCAATATTCACAACTTGTTAAGAACGTTGTCGTGTTTGTATATGTAATGTACTCGCAGTTGCTGGTAATTcactcatttctttttttttattaaataatcacAATTTCGCACAAATTAACACATCTGATTTCAAATGCCAAACAAACGAGAGtgacaattattgaaaaaagaacaCAGTCCATTTACTGTTTTATTTCGCTGCCCAAAAATACCGTTACCAAAGTCTGCAGtcgttcgttttttatttttgcaaatatggCTGGTTCATGTTGCAAAAATAAAGCAATCGACAGTTACGACGATGGtgcgataaaaaaaatgttatttaccGTTTTTTCACTCGaaataagaacaaaatattattaaaattattctttataTCGTGCTAGTTGAGACATATTAAAgcatacatattcatttaataaatacactaaaaaaaaattgatactggaatacataaaatttgttttttcctaTAGGaaggcaatttttaattttaaaacgtttCCGCGCCGTCTTCCCATCATCCGATtgtccccaaattttttttttaacatttgtacataaaaaggaaataaattagCCCATTCTGTTAACTTAAAACACTATTTCAAAAATCTCCATATAACGTAGAACACCTCTAATGTACTTGTTAGGTctttcatatatataaaaatcgttAATACATGCGAAAACGGATATTTTGTTGCGAAGTTTTTATGAGAACACAGCCTCCATTATACGTTTAACCTTATTGATTATAGATTGATTAATTCTAAGTATTAAAAAAccagtaaaaaaaatcatttaataattatacatacaagaaaatattCCTTTTAGCCTCAAATAATCACATTTAAGAAAAGGCATACTTAACAGCGTTGAATACATGGTCAATaagtaagaaaattattttaagagcacatttatttaataactataaaattaaaatcagcaaatatatttttagcatttcCACATATTTCATACGATTT encodes the following:
- the LOC126765398 gene encoding uncharacterized protein LOC126765398 — its product is MHILIATAEALGHCTRNLVVNRSTLHRLREEHRRKETQRIQESFIDKLSDTQAMVVHWDGKVLPDLIGKIKVERIAVLVSYNGESKFLGAPKLISATGENIATAVFDTLSKWNILDRVEDMSFDTTSTNTGPMNGTCAQLQRMLGRNLLTLPCRHHILEIYLRSVFDLHFKVTQAPEVSIFERFAKAWPNIDTSSFKSGLQCEDIKSDISLQ